One window from the genome of candidate division KSB1 bacterium encodes:
- a CDS encoding mannose-1-phosphate guanylyltransferase, whose translation MAVVTADHRIAPADKFLSVVASAMDLAENLRGLVTIGITPTRPETGYGYIERGDPVGQGFLVVRFTEKPDAETAARFVNSGQYYWNSGMFFWTVQAFIDQLEEAGVVTREFVKQLASAISSESEEAAGLFSQVKSESIDYALMERSERVYVVESTFEWDDLGAWDALTRSLPLDDSENAIVGAARVVESTGCAVYNEMEGVEICLLGCDDLAVVAANGKILVVPKSRAQDVRKLVEKT comes from the coding sequence ATGGCCGTCGTGACCGCCGATCACCGGATCGCCCCGGCGGACAAGTTCTTATCGGTCGTGGCTTCAGCGATGGATCTTGCAGAGAACTTGCGAGGGCTCGTAACGATCGGAATCACACCGACCCGGCCGGAGACAGGGTACGGCTACATCGAGCGCGGCGACCCCGTCGGGCAGGGATTCCTCGTCGTTCGATTCACTGAAAAGCCCGACGCGGAGACCGCAGCGCGCTTCGTTAACAGCGGTCAGTACTACTGGAACTCCGGTATGTTCTTCTGGACTGTGCAGGCTTTCATCGACCAGCTCGAAGAGGCCGGAGTCGTTACGCGAGAGTTCGTCAAGCAGCTTGCGTCCGCGATTTCTAGCGAGAGCGAAGAGGCCGCAGGGCTGTTCTCACAGGTCAAGTCCGAATCGATCGACTACGCGCTGATGGAGCGGTCGGAACGCGTGTACGTCGTGGAGTCCACATTCGAGTGGGACGACCTCGGAGCTTGGGACGCGCTGACAAGAAGTTTGCCACTCGACGACTCGGAAAACGCCATCGTCGGTGCGGCGAGAGTCGTCGAGTCAACGGGTTGCGCGGTGTACAACGAAATGGAAGGCGTCGAAATCTGCCTATTGGGCTGCGACGACCTGGCAGTGGTCGCTGCGAACGGCAAGATCCTGGTCGTCCCAAAATCAAGGGCGCAGGATGTGCGTAAGTTAGTAGAGAAAACTTAG